In a single window of the Myxococcus guangdongensis genome:
- the rpmB gene encoding 50S ribosomal protein L28 — protein MAWKCDICGKRPLVGNNVSHANNKTKKRTLPNLQKIRASVEGRTERVLACTRCIKAGKVTKAA, from the coding sequence ATGGCGTGGAAGTGTGACATCTGTGGCAAGCGTCCGCTCGTCGGCAACAACGTCAGCCACGCGAACAACAAGACCAAGAAGCGGACCCTCCCGAACCTCCAGAAGATTCGGGCCAGCGTCGAGGGTCGCACGGAGCGCGTTCTGGCCTGCACCCGCTGCATCAAAGCGGGCAAGGTGACCAAGGCAGCTTGA
- a CDS encoding NAD(P)-binding protein — protein sequence MTSAAKLKLPSGPSRHVYDVIVLGSQLGGALAAALLAKRSHRVLWVEHDGMGPGYEHGGYVLPYAPFVAPPLKAMPAVEEALTELGLTTTVQRALRPHSPELQLVLPRNRMDLHADAARRKAEVTRELGDEGEALLGALSGTTAQHEASDAFFKAQPALPPDGFFEGWGLKKLIKAHPGLESAPRLASDAPAAALIRGLRPFINHLDKPESPLALTRPLSQVLSAPSSFQGGHDGLRELLTRRLAELGGDVLGRDSPTGFIVDEMSFDGSKFAGVKLVRSDTLYRASCLVAATDSGALRRLVTDKKHHRGLLEHLDQSTTKSLLFTVNWVVPESALPRGMGELTLVDTQDAELGPMLLQLHPARTTASGGKEGKDVEGVRVVCAGVFVPASARELGDEHLQGLAVRIDGQLDALMPFTASHRLLRSVPYLDASGSRGTRLMPHPLYSFESQAFLGVTGLNQRTPVKNLLLAGREVLPGLGLEGELLAGVRAARLVQDMLKKKDPLKG from the coding sequence ATGACGTCCGCAGCCAAACTCAAGCTTCCCTCGGGCCCGTCGCGGCACGTGTACGACGTCATCGTGCTGGGCAGCCAGCTCGGTGGCGCGCTCGCCGCGGCGCTGTTGGCCAAGCGCAGCCACCGCGTCCTCTGGGTCGAGCACGACGGCATGGGGCCCGGCTACGAGCACGGCGGCTACGTGCTCCCCTACGCGCCCTTCGTCGCGCCCCCGCTCAAGGCCATGCCCGCCGTGGAGGAGGCGCTCACCGAGCTGGGCCTCACCACCACCGTACAGCGCGCGCTGCGGCCCCACTCGCCCGAGCTCCAGCTGGTCCTGCCCAGGAACCGCATGGACCTGCACGCCGACGCCGCCCGGCGCAAGGCCGAGGTGACGCGCGAGCTGGGTGACGAGGGCGAGGCGCTCCTGGGCGCGCTGTCCGGCACCACCGCCCAGCACGAGGCGAGCGACGCCTTCTTCAAGGCCCAGCCCGCCCTGCCCCCGGACGGGTTCTTCGAGGGCTGGGGACTCAAGAAGCTCATCAAGGCCCACCCCGGCCTGGAGAGCGCGCCCCGGCTCGCCTCGGACGCCCCCGCGGCCGCGTTGATCCGCGGGCTGCGCCCCTTCATCAACCATCTGGACAAGCCCGAGTCGCCCCTGGCGCTCACCCGGCCCCTGTCCCAGGTGCTGTCGGCCCCGTCCTCGTTCCAGGGCGGCCACGACGGCCTGCGCGAGCTGCTCACGCGCCGGCTCGCGGAGCTGGGCGGGGACGTGCTCGGCCGCGACAGCCCCACGGGCTTCATCGTCGACGAGATGTCCTTCGACGGCAGCAAGTTCGCGGGCGTCAAGCTGGTGCGCTCGGACACGCTCTACCGCGCCTCCTGCCTCGTCGCCGCCACCGACTCTGGCGCCCTGCGCAGGCTGGTGACGGACAAGAAGCACCACCGCGGCCTGCTCGAGCACCTGGACCAGTCCACCACGAAGTCGCTGCTCTTCACCGTCAACTGGGTGGTGCCCGAGTCGGCGCTCCCCCGGGGCATGGGAGAGCTGACGCTGGTGGACACGCAGGACGCGGAGCTGGGCCCCATGCTGCTGCAGCTCCACCCGGCGCGCACCACCGCCTCGGGAGGCAAGGAGGGCAAGGACGTGGAGGGCGTGCGCGTGGTGTGCGCCGGCGTCTTCGTCCCCGCGTCCGCGCGGGAGCTGGGCGACGAGCACCTGCAGGGGCTGGCCGTGCGCATCGACGGGCAGCTCGACGCGCTGATGCCCTTCACCGCGTCCCACCGCCTGCTGCGCTCGGTCCCCTACCTGGACGCCAGCGGCTCCCGAGGGACGCGGCTGATGCCCCACCCCCTCTACAGCTTCGAGTCACAGGCCTTCCTGGGCGTCACCGGGTTGAACCAGCGCACGCCCGTGAAGAACCTGCTGCTCGCGGGCCGCGAGGTGCTTCCGGGCCTGGGCCTGGAGGGCGAGCTGCTCGCGGGCGTACGCGCCGCGCGGCTGGTTCAGGACATGTTGAAGAAGAAGGATCCGCTCAAGGGCTGA
- a CDS encoding HAD family hydrolase: MTPSDAPLRAAVFDMDGTLVDNMVFHNQAWVALARKLGLSLTADDFQTRFAGRKNEEILPELLGRALDPEELQRLADEKEGHYRTLYRPHLRLHRGAEALLARLRAAGIPMAIATAAPEGNRELVIDGLGLRPVFQRIVGAEEVSRGKPFPDIFLAAARGLGVDPSECLAFEDAILGVMSARDAGMPVVGLTTTTTALQLRQAGAQWTLPDFTTFPPELEARLFGAGA; encoded by the coding sequence ATGACACCCTCCGACGCGCCCCTCCGAGCCGCCGTCTTCGACATGGACGGCACCCTCGTCGACAACATGGTGTTCCACAACCAGGCGTGGGTGGCGCTCGCGCGCAAGCTCGGCCTGTCGCTCACCGCCGACGACTTCCAGACGCGCTTCGCGGGCCGGAAGAACGAAGAAATCCTCCCCGAGCTCCTCGGCCGCGCCCTGGACCCGGAGGAGCTCCAGCGCCTGGCCGACGAGAAGGAGGGCCACTACCGCACCCTGTATCGGCCCCACCTGCGGCTGCACCGCGGCGCGGAGGCCCTCCTCGCCCGGCTGCGCGCGGCCGGCATCCCCATGGCCATCGCCACCGCCGCGCCGGAGGGCAACCGCGAGCTGGTCATCGACGGCCTGGGCCTGCGCCCCGTCTTCCAGCGCATCGTCGGCGCCGAGGAGGTCTCCCGGGGCAAGCCCTTCCCGGACATCTTCCTGGCCGCCGCGCGCGGGCTAGGCGTGGACCCCTCCGAGTGCCTCGCCTTCGAGGACGCCATCCTCGGCGTCATGTCCGCCAGGGACGCGGGCATGCCGGTGGTGGGCCTCACCACCACCACCACGGCCCTCCAATTGCGCCAGGCCGGCGCCCAGTGGACGCTCCCAGACTTCACCACCTTCCCGCCCGAGTTGGAGGCCCGCCTCTTCGGCGCGGGCGCCTGA
- a CDS encoding enoyl-CoA hydratase/isomerase family protein: protein MSDGVRTEMRGAVGVVTLDRPKALHALNLEMCRRLLPQLEAWRADPAVKAVVVRGAGGRAFCAGGDVRAVAASMAEPRPADAERLSREFFRAEYALNHLIHHFGKPYISLVDGICMGGGLGLSIHGAYRVVTEKLVLAMPETGIGLFPDVGGGWFLPRFPGESGTYLGLTGARCSAADAMWLGYGTHFVESARLETVLEALVGAEWGEGLSSAVVERLLKEFHADAGTSVLATQHVGMDRCFAAERVEDIQQALEAEGTAWAQETWATLVRMCPMSLKVTLRQLRMGRTRDYDEMLSVEYRLSQSMTARADFREGIRAVLVDKDNKPRWHPGTLGDVSDADVEACFVSPDGDELVLSRS from the coding sequence ATGAGCGACGGCGTGCGGACAGAGATGCGAGGCGCGGTGGGGGTGGTGACGTTGGACCGGCCCAAGGCGCTCCATGCGTTGAATCTGGAGATGTGCCGGCGGCTGCTGCCCCAGTTGGAGGCCTGGCGTGCGGACCCCGCGGTGAAGGCCGTGGTCGTCCGGGGGGCGGGCGGGCGGGCCTTCTGCGCGGGAGGGGACGTGCGCGCCGTGGCGGCCTCGATGGCGGAGCCCCGGCCTGCCGACGCGGAGCGCCTGTCGCGGGAGTTCTTCCGCGCCGAGTACGCGCTGAACCACCTCATCCACCACTTCGGCAAGCCGTACATCTCGCTCGTGGACGGCATCTGCATGGGCGGCGGGCTGGGCCTGTCCATCCACGGGGCATACCGCGTCGTCACCGAGAAGCTGGTGCTGGCGATGCCGGAGACGGGGATTGGCCTGTTCCCGGACGTGGGCGGAGGCTGGTTCCTGCCGCGCTTCCCGGGCGAGTCGGGGACGTACCTGGGCCTGACGGGCGCGCGGTGCAGCGCGGCGGACGCGATGTGGCTCGGCTACGGGACTCACTTCGTGGAGTCGGCGCGACTGGAGACGGTGCTGGAGGCGCTGGTGGGCGCCGAGTGGGGCGAGGGCCTGTCGAGCGCGGTGGTGGAGCGGCTGCTGAAGGAGTTCCACGCGGACGCGGGGACGTCGGTGCTGGCCACGCAGCACGTGGGGATGGACCGGTGCTTCGCGGCCGAGCGGGTGGAGGACATCCAGCAGGCGCTGGAGGCAGAAGGGACGGCGTGGGCGCAGGAGACGTGGGCCACGCTGGTGCGCATGTGCCCCATGAGCCTGAAGGTGACGCTGCGCCAACTGCGCATGGGTCGCACGCGCGACTACGACGAGATGCTGTCGGTGGAGTACCGGCTGAGCCAGTCGATGACGGCGCGGGCCGACTTCCGCGAGGGCATCCGCGCGGTGCTGGTGGACAAGGACAACAAGCCGCGCTGGCACCCGGGAACGCTGGGCGACGTCTCCGATGCGGACGTGGAGGCGTGCTTCGTGTCCCCGGATGGGGATGAGCTGGTGCTGTCGCGCAGCTGA
- a CDS encoding alpha/beta fold hydrolase, with translation MAGLSVVDEGQGPPIVFVHGTPTWSFEWRALIRAFSATHRCIAVDHLGFGLSPRPPDADYSPEAHARRFAAVIEALNLPPFTLVAHDFGGPISLDYALSHPERIERVVLLNTIAWPFVDEPSLARAARMAGGGLFRWLYRKVNLSFLIAKSAWGKGPRPEKMWNQYTFMFPDADSRERVLWALAKSLAGSTPFFQSLWDRRERFAKTPVHFIWGLRDAAFPPVVLERFRKAWPHATVDTLPDAGHWPHEEAPEACVDFVKQALKSPSSTR, from the coding sequence GTGGCTGGACTGTCAGTGGTGGACGAGGGCCAGGGGCCGCCCATCGTCTTCGTGCATGGAACCCCCACCTGGTCCTTCGAGTGGCGTGCGCTCATCCGCGCCTTCTCCGCCACGCACCGCTGCATCGCGGTGGACCACCTGGGCTTCGGCCTGTCGCCCCGGCCACCGGACGCGGACTACTCGCCCGAGGCCCACGCGCGCCGCTTCGCCGCGGTCATCGAGGCGCTGAACCTGCCCCCCTTCACCCTGGTGGCCCACGACTTCGGCGGCCCCATCTCGCTCGACTACGCGCTCTCCCATCCGGAGCGCATCGAGCGCGTGGTGCTCCTCAACACCATCGCCTGGCCCTTCGTCGACGAGCCCTCGCTCGCCAGGGCCGCGCGCATGGCGGGCGGCGGGCTCTTCCGCTGGCTGTACCGGAAGGTGAACCTCTCGTTCCTCATCGCGAAGTCGGCCTGGGGCAAGGGGCCGCGCCCCGAGAAGATGTGGAACCAGTACACCTTCATGTTCCCCGACGCGGACTCGCGCGAGCGCGTGCTGTGGGCCCTCGCCAAGAGCCTCGCGGGGTCCACGCCCTTCTTCCAGTCCCTCTGGGACCGGCGTGAGCGGTTCGCGAAGACCCCCGTCCACTTCATCTGGGGCCTGCGCGACGCCGCCTTCCCTCCGGTGGTCCTCGAACGGTTCCGGAAGGCCTGGCCTCACGCCACCGTGGACACGCTCCCCGACGCGGGCCACTGGCCCCACGAGGAGGCACCCGAGGCCTGCGTCGACTTCGTGAAGCAGGCCCTGAAGAGCCCCTCCAGCACACGCTGA
- a CDS encoding MarR family winged helix-turn-helix transcriptional regulator — protein sequence MKRKDALEDVKKLQASSLGYVLIRCGQLFNELGMQAVNSEAGYPMMREVHARILPYLENPDGVRITELARSLGVTKQAVQPVIAELAEFGAVRIEPDPDDARARRVVLTEKGIAAMRHGTTKLVEIDRRVAKRLGAEETRELHGLLTRLFEVLKARD from the coding sequence ATGAAGAGGAAGGACGCGCTCGAGGATGTGAAGAAGCTTCAGGCCAGCAGCCTGGGTTACGTGCTCATCCGGTGTGGGCAGTTGTTCAACGAGTTGGGGATGCAGGCGGTCAACTCCGAGGCCGGCTACCCGATGATGCGAGAGGTCCACGCGCGCATCCTCCCGTACCTGGAGAATCCGGACGGCGTGCGCATCACGGAGCTCGCGCGCAGCCTGGGCGTGACGAAGCAGGCGGTGCAGCCGGTCATCGCGGAGCTCGCGGAGTTCGGCGCGGTGCGGATTGAACCGGACCCCGATGACGCCCGTGCGCGGCGGGTCGTCTTGACGGAGAAGGGCATCGCGGCCATGCGGCACGGGACGACGAAGCTGGTGGAGATCGATCGGCGGGTGGCGAAGCGCCTGGGCGCGGAGGAGACCCGGGAGCTGCACGGGCTCTTGACCCGACTGTTCGAGGTGCTGAAGGCGCGGGACTGA
- a CDS encoding 2-thiouracil desulfurase family protein, translating into MTREDARAGTSLASSVDSDAEGPADEGGITQSSRSRATPEARSASDARLTAKGGDGATHPRQSASEHLKPTDTDARAASPTEGDAIPPGHASVPRSSTTASPSAAAGCHARGREVPPQEARRAALREAPVVLVSACLLGEACRYDGRSQRSERVLAALEGKAVVPICPEVASGLPVPRPPVDLRGGTGVDVWAGQARALEREARTDRTEDFQRGALLALDAAQRFDVTVALLKEKSPSCGSQRVYESGVLRSGEGITTALLRSKDITVVSDEEL; encoded by the coding sequence GTGACACGCGAGGACGCGCGGGCCGGTACGAGCCTCGCATCCTCGGTGGACAGTGACGCCGAGGGTCCGGCGGACGAAGGTGGAATCACGCAGTCGAGTCGCTCGCGCGCCACTCCGGAGGCAAGGTCGGCTTCGGACGCCAGGCTGACGGCCAAGGGTGGCGACGGAGCCACCCATCCGCGCCAGTCGGCCTCCGAGCACTTGAAGCCCACCGATACGGACGCTCGGGCAGCGAGCCCCACCGAGGGCGACGCCATTCCGCCAGGGCACGCCTCAGTGCCGCGTTCGAGCACGACCGCGTCACCCTCGGCAGCCGCGGGCTGTCACGCACGGGGGCGAGAGGTACCGCCACAGGAAGCGCGCCGCGCCGCCCTTCGCGAAGCCCCCGTGGTGCTGGTGAGCGCGTGCCTCCTGGGCGAAGCGTGCCGCTATGACGGACGCTCGCAGCGCTCGGAGCGAGTGCTCGCGGCCCTCGAGGGAAAGGCGGTCGTGCCGATCTGCCCCGAGGTCGCCTCCGGGCTGCCCGTTCCTCGCCCTCCGGTCGACCTGCGCGGCGGCACGGGCGTCGACGTCTGGGCGGGGCAGGCTCGCGCGCTGGAGCGCGAAGCACGCACGGACCGCACCGAGGACTTCCAGCGTGGAGCCCTCCTCGCGCTCGATGCCGCGCAACGCTTCGACGTGACGGTCGCGCTGCTCAAGGAGAAGAGCCCCTCCTGCGGGAGCCAGCGCGTCTACGAGTCCGGAGTGCTGCGCTCGGGCGAAGGCATCACCACCGCCCTGCTGCGCTCCAAGGACATCACCGTCGTCAGCGACGAAGAGCTGTAG
- the purN gene encoding phosphoribosylglycinamide formyltransferase: MSAARVRLGVLVSGGGSNLQALLDACAREDFPAEVACVVSNVPTAYALERARAAGVPAVVVDHKAHASKAAFEAAILEALGTAGVQWVCLAGFMRLLSADFLGRFAGKVLNVHPSLLPSFPGLHAQRQALERGVKVAGCTVHFVDAGTDTGPIIGQAAVPVLSDDDEKSLSARILVEEHRLYPLAVRLAVTGQVTLDGVRTRVTAAPSTGELALRSPGATT, from the coding sequence ATGAGCGCGGCGCGGGTCCGGCTGGGCGTGCTCGTCAGCGGCGGCGGGAGCAACCTGCAGGCGTTGCTCGACGCGTGCGCGCGCGAGGACTTCCCGGCCGAGGTGGCCTGCGTGGTGTCGAACGTGCCCACGGCGTATGCGCTGGAGCGGGCGCGGGCCGCGGGCGTGCCCGCGGTGGTCGTGGACCACAAGGCGCATGCGAGCAAGGCCGCGTTCGAGGCGGCGATTCTCGAGGCGCTGGGCACCGCGGGGGTGCAGTGGGTGTGTCTGGCGGGGTTCATGCGGCTGCTCAGCGCGGACTTCCTGGGGCGGTTCGCCGGGAAGGTGCTGAACGTCCACCCTTCCCTGCTGCCGTCGTTCCCGGGGCTGCATGCGCAGCGGCAGGCGCTGGAGCGCGGGGTGAAGGTGGCCGGGTGCACGGTGCACTTCGTGGACGCGGGCACGGACACGGGGCCCATCATCGGACAGGCGGCGGTGCCGGTGCTGTCGGACGATGACGAGAAGAGCCTGAGCGCGCGCATCCTCGTCGAGGAGCATCGGCTGTATCCGTTGGCTGTGCGGCTCGCGGTGACCGGACAGGTGACGCTGGATGGCGTGAGGACGCGCGTGACGGCGGCGCCGAGCACGGGTGAGCTGGCCCTGCGCAGCCCCGGGGCGACGACGTGA
- the purM gene encoding phosphoribosylformylglycinamidine cyclo-ligase gives MGTTYKDSGVDIEAGDAFVDRIKPYAARTMRPEVVAGVGGFGGLFALPPGKYREPVLVAGTDGVGTKLKVAFTAGRHGTVGIDLVAMSVNDILTCGAEPLFFLDYFATGRLEVDAAAEVVKGIAQGCEQAGCTLLGGETAEMPGFYARGEYDLAGFCVGVVERSAIIDGKSVKPGDALIGLTSSGLHSNGYSLARKVLLENAKLALDATPEGLGRTLGDALLEPTRIYVKDALALTQAVKVNGMAHITGSGIPGNLPRCLPDGTRAVLSEKSWVKPPIFDLIAKLGSVARDEMFSTFNMGLGLIVVVAKEDVAQALEVLRARGVEASEVGRVEAGSGEATAVIEP, from the coding sequence GTGGGAACGACCTACAAAGACTCCGGAGTGGACATCGAGGCCGGCGACGCGTTTGTCGACCGAATCAAGCCCTACGCCGCGCGCACGATGCGTCCGGAGGTCGTCGCGGGAGTCGGCGGCTTCGGGGGGTTGTTCGCGCTGCCGCCCGGCAAGTACCGCGAGCCGGTGCTGGTGGCGGGCACGGACGGGGTGGGCACCAAGCTGAAGGTGGCCTTCACCGCGGGCCGGCACGGCACGGTGGGCATCGACCTGGTGGCCATGTCGGTGAACGACATCCTCACCTGCGGCGCGGAGCCGCTCTTCTTCCTGGACTACTTCGCCACGGGCCGCCTGGAGGTGGACGCGGCGGCGGAGGTGGTGAAGGGCATCGCCCAGGGCTGCGAGCAGGCCGGGTGCACGCTGCTCGGCGGCGAGACGGCGGAGATGCCGGGCTTCTACGCGCGGGGTGAGTACGACCTGGCGGGCTTCTGCGTCGGGGTGGTGGAGCGCTCGGCCATCATCGACGGCAAGAGCGTCAAGCCGGGGGACGCGCTCATCGGGTTGACGTCGTCGGGGCTGCACAGCAACGGCTACTCGCTGGCGCGCAAGGTGCTGCTGGAGAACGCGAAGCTCGCGCTGGACGCGACGCCCGAGGGGCTGGGGCGGACGTTGGGCGACGCGCTGCTGGAGCCCACGCGCATCTACGTGAAGGACGCGCTGGCGCTGACGCAGGCGGTGAAGGTGAATGGCATGGCGCACATCACCGGGAGCGGAATCCCCGGCAACCTGCCCCGGTGCCTGCCGGACGGGACGCGCGCGGTGCTGAGCGAGAAGTCCTGGGTGAAGCCGCCCATCTTCGACCTCATCGCGAAGCTGGGGAGCGTGGCGCGCGACGAGATGTTCAGCACGTTCAACATGGGCCTGGGCCTCATCGTCGTGGTGGCGAAGGAGGACGTGGCGCAGGCGCTCGAGGTGCTGAGGGCGCGGGGCGTGGAGGCGTCCGAGGTGGGCCGCGTGGAGGCGGGCTCGGGCGAGGCCACGGCGGTCATCGAGCCATGA
- a CDS encoding Crp/Fnr family transcriptional regulator, producing the protein MGAEETLFQRFGKEFPKGTELFREGEAGREMFVIQAGKISISKRVRDVEKVLAVLGPGEFFGEMAIISNKPRNASAVVNEDARLLVIDPKTFEAMIRGNAEIAVRMIKKLAERLSEADAQIENLLHNDPASRVVHQLIQTAQSRGRPSEEGTGTDIDFVIREMPRQIGVGEPAVRNVLERLIRAGLISRSGDRLTVYDTARLHDFLQYLEMKWKFGDL; encoded by the coding sequence ATGGGCGCCGAGGAAACCCTCTTTCAACGTTTCGGCAAGGAATTCCCAAAGGGCACCGAACTCTTCCGTGAGGGAGAGGCGGGCCGGGAGATGTTCGTCATTCAGGCGGGCAAGATCTCCATCTCCAAGCGCGTACGCGACGTGGAGAAGGTCCTGGCGGTCCTGGGGCCCGGCGAGTTCTTCGGGGAGATGGCCATCATCTCCAACAAGCCGCGCAACGCGTCCGCGGTGGTCAACGAAGACGCCCGGCTGTTGGTCATCGACCCCAAGACGTTCGAGGCGATGATCCGCGGCAACGCGGAGATCGCCGTCCGGATGATCAAGAAGCTGGCCGAGCGCCTGTCGGAGGCGGACGCCCAGATTGAGAACCTGCTGCACAATGATCCGGCCAGCCGGGTCGTGCACCAGCTCATCCAGACCGCCCAGTCGCGCGGCCGCCCCTCCGAGGAGGGGACGGGGACGGACATCGACTTCGTCATCCGCGAGATGCCCCGACAGATTGGCGTGGGCGAGCCCGCGGTGCGCAACGTGCTGGAGCGGCTGATCCGCGCGGGCCTCATCTCACGCAGTGGTGACAGACTCACCGTGTATGACACGGCCAGACTCCACGACTTCCTCCAATACCTGGAGATGAAGTGGAAGTTCGGAGACCTCTAG
- a CDS encoding MBL fold metallo-hydrolase: protein MKLRVLGCHGGELPTCKSTCFLVDDVLALDAGALTGTLSLEELCRVDHVLVGHSHFDHVKDLPLMADLVIGRRDKPVTIHASRECAKALRENMFNNALWPDFTRIPTKANPVLRIQTFRAGGTFQVGPYTVRSVPVSHPVESCGFIISNGKSTLAMSGDTGPTDKLWKALNETKNLKALLLETSFPNALQSLADISGHLTPHTLGLELQKFQRNGASVMLYHLKPAFVAQLKKELASMPVEVLELNDVFEF, encoded by the coding sequence GTGAAGCTCCGCGTCCTCGGCTGCCACGGTGGCGAGCTTCCCACGTGCAAGAGCACGTGCTTCCTCGTCGATGACGTGCTGGCGCTCGATGCGGGCGCCCTGACGGGGACGCTCTCGTTGGAGGAGCTGTGCCGGGTGGACCACGTGCTCGTGGGCCACAGCCACTTCGACCACGTGAAGGACCTGCCGCTGATGGCGGACCTGGTCATCGGTCGCCGGGACAAGCCCGTCACCATCCACGCCTCTCGCGAGTGCGCCAAGGCCCTGCGCGAGAACATGTTCAACAACGCCCTCTGGCCGGACTTCACCCGCATCCCGACCAAGGCCAACCCCGTCCTGCGCATCCAGACGTTCCGCGCCGGCGGCACCTTCCAGGTGGGGCCCTACACCGTGCGCAGCGTCCCGGTGAGCCACCCCGTGGAGTCCTGCGGCTTCATCATCTCCAACGGCAAGAGCACGCTCGCCATGAGCGGGGACACCGGGCCCACCGACAAGCTCTGGAAGGCCCTGAACGAGACGAAGAACCTCAAGGCCCTCCTGCTGGAGACGTCGTTCCCCAACGCCCTCCAATCGCTGGCCGACATCTCCGGCCACCTGACGCCCCACACCCTGGGGCTGGAGCTGCAGAAGTTCCAGCGCAACGGGGCCTCGGTGATGCTCTACCACCTCAAGCCGGCGTTCGTGGCCCAGCTCAAGAAGGAGCTGGCGAGCATGCCGGTGGAGGTGCTGGAGCTCAACGACGTGTTCGAGTTCTAG
- the accD gene encoding acetyl-CoA carboxylase, carboxyltransferase subunit beta: MAWFSKKPRIAVDTQQQPEPGPSRMEGLWAKCESCDEIIYRQELEKNWMVCPHCDHHHPWNARARLATLLDPDSFEEFDKELEPQDPLGFSDSKKYKDRLKSTRKNLEENDAFVSGVGRIGGHQVSVGAFIFEFMGGSMGSVVGEKVARTFERAHDLKCSALIFSASGGARMQEGIFSLMQMAKTSAAIARFRTGNKPYISVLLHPTTGGVAASFSWLGDVILAEPKALIGFAGPRVIEQTIRQKLPEGFQRSEFLLEHGMIDNIVNRKDLRGRLGQILGLLG; this comes from the coding sequence ATGGCCTGGTTTTCGAAGAAGCCGCGCATCGCCGTCGACACCCAGCAGCAGCCCGAGCCCGGACCGTCTCGCATGGAGGGCCTGTGGGCCAAGTGCGAGAGCTGCGACGAAATCATCTACCGGCAGGAGCTGGAGAAGAACTGGATGGTGTGTCCGCACTGCGACCACCACCACCCCTGGAACGCGCGCGCGCGACTGGCGACGCTGCTGGATCCGGACAGCTTCGAGGAGTTCGACAAGGAGCTGGAGCCGCAGGACCCGCTCGGGTTCAGCGACTCGAAGAAGTACAAGGACCGGCTGAAGTCCACGCGCAAGAACCTGGAGGAGAACGACGCGTTCGTCTCCGGCGTGGGCCGCATCGGCGGGCACCAGGTGTCCGTGGGCGCCTTCATCTTCGAGTTCATGGGGGGCTCCATGGGCTCGGTGGTGGGGGAGAAGGTGGCGAGGACCTTCGAGCGCGCGCATGACCTGAAGTGCTCCGCGCTCATCTTCTCGGCGTCCGGCGGCGCGCGCATGCAGGAGGGCATCTTCTCGCTGATGCAGATGGCGAAGACGTCCGCGGCCATCGCCCGCTTCCGCACCGGCAACAAGCCCTACATCTCCGTGCTGCTGCACCCGACGACGGGTGGCGTGGCGGCCTCGTTCTCCTGGCTGGGGGACGTCATCCTCGCCGAGCCCAAGGCGCTCATCGGCTTCGCCGGTCCGCGCGTCATCGAGCAGACCATCCGCCAGAAGCTGCCCGAGGGCTTCCAGCGCTCGGAGTTCCTGCTCGAGCACGGAATGATCGACAACATCGTCAACCGCAAGGACCTGCGCGGCCGGCTGGGTCAGATCCTCGGCCTGCTGGGCTGA